A region of Culicoides brevitarsis isolate CSIRO-B50_1 chromosome 1, AGI_CSIRO_Cbre_v1, whole genome shotgun sequence DNA encodes the following proteins:
- the LOC134837924 gene encoding serine/arginine repetitive matrix protein 2-like, translated as METCDDQSIRDAAKKRLKAMSEKKIVAKPTLSLYSDEELDMTEAKMDLNPKETEKSPKMSSVTDEVNGKRLYRMDRTLNTDSELSEGEIVDDDDDEMQVSKEISAEKVENRSEFPNNHVKFDLRQRIQSRFRGNASRGRFNNNQQRNFRRSRSRSRDKEHRSKDSKERKSSKRSSSRRSSGSFEGKSAKKKKEKRKSDEKSIELEKVEELTTLSADDDDFIKELKLKIKDLNAELHESVKETTPIEPVKKEKTPVKIEKAEKVKENDKNDKKRSRTSPESHSSREKKRERKRSRTRSRTPKASVKQKSEKSEKIVPKMSENASKVTENVKELTKECPKEKDLSKDCSKKEEKRSYQIKMSDGTVQEIPFALVKHTNTLPKITFSSRFNLKHDKSNVADDKKSTHDKTSEESKQLPSIKDTATSKKSSDVHSNKASDEKFERKDHKEKEKSEKSKSDHRKKSPERKKSEKSDKVEKKIERKSRERTPSDRKRTNDNQNRSISHSARRSRDRKESESKPKSAQSDKKTPQRDEKRRVNDNHRSNSRSRDTKSDKKSRPEPKNDHRTSLPSEKSNKHDINRSKRPSSMDKSSRNDQKIEKSSKIDEKKVKDEKKSSHESKEDRPRTSHRDEKDRKSTRDHRTPPKNVRKKEDEIKNESKKVISPIKDGSKSSTKPRQEQKLTLSFADELEEVQGLKPAKDDDDIFAPTTIKSDKNLPKSPVKEIKKEKSPLKEVKKQKSPVKEVKIPIPEVKREKSPIKITKEEPTRDSKKSEHAMMLKKIESNVSEILAPLSEFEKLAQENLKPEDFLNKIKDLFASEPKSDSKPAESLYEPCDMNVIDTKFIPEKPLPVKLESEYETFINSLTENDDTKEKEAKPKKISRSLSQSTNSSRTSGTTTTTTSTNNSSSDESSSSSDSDSSDSSSESDSNDEEEAKMAEKKLSSPSKTPPRELLPPKPDAVVSSTIDQTPVLTPLPEKRENPIKIQMNLIQKVYSLKAHMTEQEMPVFENVENVAEKKKQQHDESSKSRKRSRSRSKDRKSDRKSIGGDKKSITNDERKRQRTRSRSRDRRRDTRNQRGNSRDRRPSDKRRRNSKSPIRRRRSRDRSHRRSISRSPIRRNNRRVSSPRHRRPRSPRTPESPKNKYYSRSRSHSRSPLRNRRNLWNNRDYRRPPSPQSDTESPVAGFKRSLADSTISDAELEQQQLYKIQTHMTTEGFYSYEDPSLHHHSHHPHHSHEQHMPLHDSPRRLSLDDRINMALGGETSKYPYQEEPYRYNNYNPTQYPPHHHSQQLQYRYDPAVYNGPQPGGMDPHYPNPRYTNYHNNPPRTPNPQFSREPPMMMMPHQSNIKPVPQVSFHQHHPTPQIAPNIPAPQSVMSGKALQKGNMLEIVPTNIDLHAESRQENTPQQEIFGPQQEVKKKKLIFTAEELQSRKEKRLEMRKKRKAERDKKRLEKKMRKEKLKLEIKRLVSIGVKDEVLSSDEEDAPFDEIDRKGIYGTKDRGILKKKEETETKIVKKSVKFADGILPGDGSSYSDNDQNAEVSPNTSQANEKRKKKLKKRKKHPVSETTENKTGPSTELTPFPIELNIPPELEHAEPPPPPDGDPSPDLLQPRYLYPNRVPMLFFHLLRPSHYQPASHPPQHHSHPHAGHPSSINNAHQSPALHMNPQQSQQQQNKLPNSRVNHLPPTFANNRNLVENLQ; from the exons ATGGAGACTTGTGACGACCAAAGTATCCGCGATGCGGCAAAAAAGCGTCTCAAGGCAATGTCGGAGAAGAAAATTGTCGCAAAACCAACGTTGTCGTTGTACAGCGACGAGGAATTGGATATGACGGAAGCAAAAATGGATTTGAACCCGAAAGAAACGGAAAAATCTCCAAAAATGTCATCCGTAACCGATGAAGTGAATGGAAAACGCCTTTATCGCATGGATCGAACGCTAAATACGGATTCGGAATTAAGTGAAGGTGAAATtgtcgatgacgacgacgacgaaatgcaagtttctaaagaaatttcaGCGGAAAAGGTCGAAAATCGTTCAGAATTTCCAAATAATCACGTAAAATTCGACTTGAGACAACGCATTCAGAGTCGTTTTCGGGGAAATGCATCGCGAGGACGCTTCAATAACAACCAACAACGCAATTTTCGTCGATCACGAAGTCGTTCGAGAGACAAGGAGCATCGTTCAAAAGACTCAAAAGAGCGCAAAAGTTCAAAACGCAGTTCAAGTCGTCGTTCATCGGGAAGTTTCGAGGGAAAATCCgccaaaaagaagaaagaaaagagaaaatcaGACGAAAAATCGATTGAACTGGAAAAAGTTGAGGAATTGACGACACTTTCGGCAGACGATGATGATTTCATTAAAGAACtcaaactcaaaattaaagatttgaaTGCGGAATTGCATGAAAGTGTGAAAGAAACGACGCCAATTGAACCAGTTAAGAAGGAAAAAACCCCCGTGAAGATAGAAAAGGCAGAAAAAGTcaaagaaaatgacaaaaatgataagaaacgTTCGAGAACATCGCCTGAAAGTCATTCGTCGCgcgagaaaaagagagaaaggAAGCGAAGTCGAACCAGATCACGAACCCCGAAGGCGTCGGTGAAGCAAAAGAgtgagaaaagtgaaaaaattgttccaaAAATGAGTGAAAATGCATCGAAAGTGACTGAAAACGTGAAAGAATTGACAAAAGAATGCCCGAAAGAGAAGGATTTATCAAAggattgttcaaaaaaagaagaaaaacg atcgtATCAGATTAAAATGAGCGACGGAACTGTTCAAGAAATTCCATTTGCCTTAGTaaa acacaCAAATACACTGCCAAAAATTACATTCTCATCTCGTTTCAACCTCAAACATGATAAGAGCAACGTCGcagatgacaaaaaatcaactcaTGACAAAACCAGCGAAGAATCCAAACAGTTACCGAGTATTAAGGATACTGCAACGAGTAAAAAATCATCCGATGTGCATTCAAACAAGGCTAGTGATGAAAAATTCGAGCGAAAAGACCATaaggaaaaggaaaaaagtgaaaaatccaAAAGTGATCATCGCAAAAAGTCACCTGAGAggaaaaaatccgaaaaatctGACAAAgttgagaagaaaattgagagaaaaagTCGTGAACGAACCCCGTCAGACAGAAAACGAACAAATGACAACCAAAATCGAAGCATTTCACATTCGGCAAGACGATCCCGTGACAGAAAAGAATCAGAATCGAAACCAAAATCAGCACAATCGGACAAAAAAACGCCTCAACGAGACGAGAAACGACGAGTAAATGACAATCATCGCTCAAATTCACGTAGTAGAGAtacaaaaagtgacaaaaaatctCGACCTGAACCGAAAAATGACCATCGAACATCTTTGCCGAgcgaaaaatcgaataaacaTGACATTAATCGTTCGAAACGACCCTCATCGATGGATAAAAGTTCacgaaatgatcaaaaaattgaaaaatcgagcaaaattgatgagaaaaaagtaaaagatgAGAAGAAATCAAGTCACGAAAGTAAAGAAGATCGCCCAAGAACAAGTCACAGAGATGAAAAAGATCGAAAATCGACACGAGATCATCGAACTCCGCctaaaaatgtgagaaaaaaggAAGATGAGATCAAAAATGagtcaaaaaaagtaatttctcCCATTAAAGATGGGTCCAAAAGTAGTACAAAGCCTcgtcaagagcaaaaacttaCATTATCCTTCGCCGATGAGCTCGAAGAAGTGCAAGGATTGAAACCTGCGAAAGATGACGACGACATTTTCGCTCCAACAAccataaaaagtgataaaaatctcCCGAAATCTCCTGTTAAAGAgatcaaaaaggaaaaatctcccttaaaagaagtaaaaaagcaaaaatcgcCCGTTAAGGAAGTAAAAATTCCAATTCCTGAAGTAAAACGAGAGAAATCTcccataaaaattacaaaagaagAACCAACTCGGGACAGTAAAAAGTCAGAACATGCAATGATGTTGAAGAAAATCGAAAGCAACGTCTCAGAAATCCTCGCCCCATTATCAGAATTCGAAAAACTCGCGCAAGAAAACTTAAAACCCGAGGATttcttgaacaaaattaaagatttgttCGCTTCCGAGCCCAAATCCGACTCAAAACCGGCAGAAAGTCTCTACGAACCTTGTGATATGAACGTAATCGACACAAAATTCATCCCGGAAAAGCCTCTTCCGGTAAAACTCGAGTCTGAATACGAGACTTTTATCAACAGCTTAACAGAAAATGACGACACGAAGGAAAAAGAGGCAAAACCGAAGAAAATTTCACGTTCCTTATCGCAATCGACGAATAGTTCTCGCACATCGGgcactacaacaacaacaacgtcaaCGAATAACTCCTCAAGTGATGAAAGTTCGTCCTCGAGCGACAGCGATTCGTCGGATTCGTCCTCAGAATCCGATTCAAACGACGAGGAAGAAGCGAAAATGGCAGAAAAGAAGCTCTCTAGTCCCTCGAAAACGCCGCCACGTGAATTGTTGCCGCCAAAACCGGATGCCGTCGTGAGTAGCACAATCGATCAAACGCCAGTATTGACTCCGTTGCCGGAAAAACGCGAAAATCCCATCAAAATTCAGAtgaatttgatacaaaaagtcTACAGCTTGAAAGCGCACATGACGGAACAGGAAAtg cctgTATTTGAAAATGTCGAGAATGTTGCCGAGAAGAAGAAGCAACAACACGACGAAAGTTCAAAATCCCGCAAACGATCTCGAAGTCGTTCAAAAGATCGCAAATCTGACAGAAAATCCATCGGAggagacaaaaaatcgatcacAAACGATGAACGAAAACGCCAACGAACTCGTTCACGGAGCAGAGATCGTCGTCGCGACACGAGAAATCAGCGTGGCAACAGTCGAGATCGTCGCCCAAGCGACAAACGACGTCGAAATTCCAAAAGTCCCATACGACGTCGTCGTTCTCGCGATCGTTCTCATCGTCGATCCATCTCCCGAAGTCCCATTCGACGAAATAATCGACGCGTTTCATCGCCTCGCCATCGTCGCCCTCGTTCTCCGCGAACACCTGAAAGTCCAAAGAACAAGTATTACTCGAGATCCCGCAGTCACAGTCGAAGTCCGTTAAGAAATCGACGAAATTTGTGGAATAATCGGGATTATCGACGCCCGCCGTCGCCCCAAAGTGACACCGAATCTCCCGTTGCTGGATTTAAACGGAGTTTAGCTGATTCGACAATTAGCGACGCCGAGTTGGAACAGCAACAATTGTACAAAATACAAACTCACATGACAACTGAGGGATTTTACTCGTACGAAGATCCGTCATTGCATCACCATTCGCATCATCCGCATCATTCGCACGAGCAACACATGCCTTTGCACGATTCGCCGCGTCGTTTGTCGTTGGATGATCGCATCAACATGGCTCTTGGCGGCGAAACTTCGAAATATCCGTATCAGGAGGAACCTTATCGCTACAATAATTACAATCCGACGCAATATCCGCCGCATCATCATTCACAACAGCTCCAATATCGTTACGATCCCGCTGTTTACAATGGACCTCAACCCGGCGGCATGGATCCCCATTATCCCAATCCGCGATACACAAATTATCACAATAACCCCCCGCGAACGCCAAATCCCCAATTTTCACGCGAACctccgatgatgatgatgccgcATCAGTCGAATATCAAGCCCGTGCCGCAAGTTTCGTTCCATCAACATCATCCAACGCCTCAAATCGCTCCAAATATTCCTGCTCCGCAAAGCGTAATGTCAGGCAAGGCCCTGCAAAAGGGAAATATGCTCGAAATTGTGCCCACAAACATCGATTTGCATGCGGAAAGTCGACAAGAAAACACTCCGCAACAAGAAATCTTCGGCCCGCAGCAAGaagtgaagaagaaaaaactcatttttacaGCGGAAGAACTCCAAAGTCGCAAGGAAAAGCGTTtggaaatgcgaaaaaaacgcAAAGCTGAGAGAGACAAGAAACGGTTGGAGAAGAAAATGCGAAAGGAAAAGCTAAAATTGGAAATTAAGCGTCTCGTGAGCATTGGAGTCAAAGACGAGGTACTGTCGAGTGACGAAGAAGATGCTCCCTTTGACGAAATTGATAGGAAAGGAATTTATGGAACCAAAGATCGAGgcattttgaaaaagaaagaagaaac tGAAAcgaaaatcgtcaaaaaatcCGTCAAATTTGCGGATGGAATTTTACCCGGAGATGGCAGTTCGTATTCCGACAACGATCAAAACGCAGAAGTATCTCCAAACACGTCACAAGCTAACGAAAAACGCAAAAAGAAGCTCAAAAAGCGCAAGAAGCATCCCGTGAGTGAAACTACTGAAAACAAgact ggtCCATCAACGGAATTGACGCCATTCCCAATCGAACTAAATATTCCGCCAGAACTTGAGCATGCCGAGCCTCCGCCGCCTCCCGATGGCGATCCGTCGCCCGATTTGCTACAACCGCGATATTTGTATCCGAATCGCGTGCCAATGttgttttttcatcttttgcgTCCCTCGCATTATCAACCGGCGTCGCATCCGCCTCAACATCATTCTCATCCTCATGCAGGACATCCTTCTAGTATTAACAATGCACATCAATCGCCTGCACTTCACATGAATCCGCAACAATCGCAGCAGCAACAGAACAAATTGCCAAACAGTCGCGTGAATCATCTGCCGCCGACTTTTGCGAATAATagaaatttagttgaaaactTGCAAtaa
- the LOC134834479 gene encoding uncharacterized protein LOC134834479: MDQKIFLTFILILASANAVSREKRFLLFPRANPTRIQFVFGVGIPLDLPQISVISGYVLRGNYYLPWDIQQFVPMFLKNETILADEIWTRLNRTDFLRRKREANYIEKSQNEIIPAQKNYEIPFNSRWTFYDIIIGAIENQGYVGKSCLLRAICEAATVKFTHYSGIIGELLHVLLSPSTSNDKILKHEHHEYYFAEDAGLKSKPCHLLFKDCTTSILEFFTNILEVDQ, encoded by the exons atggatcaaaaaatattcttaacttttattttaattttagcttccGCAAATGCCGTTTCTCGCGAAAAacgatttcttttatttccgCGAGCAAATCCCACACGTATTCAGTTCGTTTTTGGCGTTGGAA tcccTTTGGATCTCCCGCAAATATCAGTAATTTCGGGATACGTTCTCCGAGGCAATTATTACCTTCCATGGGACATTCAGCAATTTGTCCCGATGTTTCTGAAGAACGAAACTATTTTGGCGGATGAGATTTGGACCCGATTGAATCGAACAGACTTTCTGCGACGCAAACGCGAAGCAAATTACAtcgaaaaatcacaaaatgaaattattcctgcacaaaaaaattatgaaattccgTTTAATTCGCGATGGACCTTTTATGACATCATCATTGGAGCAATcgaaaa tcAAGGATACGTCGGAAAATCTTGTCTTTTGAGGGCGATTTGTGAAGCAGCAACTGTTAAATTCACTCATTACAGCGGAATTATTGGAGAATTGTTGCATGTTCTCTTGag tcctTCGACGtcaaatgataaaattctGAAGCACGAACATCACGAATATTACTTTGCGGAAGATGCTGGGCTCAAATCCAAACCCTGCCATTTACTTTTTAAGGATTGCACGACGTCAATTTTGGAGTTCTTCACGAATATTTTGGAAGTTGATCaataa
- the LOC134829339 gene encoding tumor susceptibility gene 101 protein has product MVKERDLQRMLSQANYKQPEATKKDILEAVNQYRALDVQTEHFVFNDGSSKELVNLQGTIPVVYKGTTYHIPVCIWIVDTHPHNAPMCYVKPTADMHIKVSRFCDHNGKVYLPYLHDWSPSESDLLGLIQVLIITFGEYMPVYSKPKNQIPPQTTPYPSQPYMPQPQAGSFGGYPGVGYPPVQPNPTNTPYPPAFPGMPSPFMPMPGAQASGYNPNPYNAGTITEEHIKASLISAVEDKVRRRLQERVNQIQAEIQTLNRTKQELSEGQNKIKEIIRKLEAEKVELTKSLEILKEKDAEVDKGLELAEKAEEVNIDEVVVTTAPLYRQLLRAYCEEAAIEDAIYYLGEALRKNVIDLEVFLKYVRQLARRQFTLRALMQKCRQKAGLAC; this is encoded by the exons ATGGTAAAGGAACGAGATTTGCAACGAATGCTGAGTCAAGCGAAT TACAAACAGCCAGAAGCAACTAAAAAGGACATTTTAGAAGCAGTTAATCAATATCGGGCATTAGATGTTCAAACAGAgcattttg ttttCAACGATGGTTCGTCAAAAGAACTCGTAAATTTGCAAGGAACAATTCCCGTCGTCTACAAAGGCACGACTTACCATATTCCGGTTTGCATTTGGATTGTCGACACACATCCGCATAACGCTCCCATGTGTTACGTGAAACCGACTGCCGACATGCACATCAAAGTGTCGCGTTTTTGCGATCACAATGGAAAAGTTTACTTGCCTTATTTGCACGATTGGTCTCCCTCGGAGTCGGATTTGTTGGGATTGATTCAAGTGCTAATTATCACATTTGGGGAGTATATGCCGGTTTATTCGAAGCCCAAGAATCAAATTCCGCCGCAAACGACGCCGTATCCGAGTCAACCGTATATGCCGCAACCGCAAGCCGGAAGCTTTGGAGGGTATCCGGGCGTTGGGTATCCGCCTGTTCAACCAAATCCGACAAATACTCCGTATCCTCCGGCTTTTCCGGGTATGCCGTCGCCCTTTATGCCCATGCCGGGGGCACAAGCAAGCGGATATAATCCGAATCCatat aatgcaGGAACAATAACCGAAGAACACATAAAAGCATCGCTCATTAGTGCCGTCGAGGACAAAGTTCGTCGTCGTTTGCAGGAACGCGTTAATCAAATCCAAGCCGAGATCCAAACTCTCAATCGAACAAAACAGGAACTCTCCGAaggacaaaacaaaattaaagaaatcatCCGAAAATTGGAAGCAGAAAAAGTTGAACTCACAAAAAGCttggaaattttgaaagaaaaagatGCCGAAGTCGACAAAGGCTTGGAATTGGCCGAAAAAGCGGAAGAAGTGAACATTGACGAGGTCGTTGTGACAACAGCTCCGCTTTATCGaca actCCTCAGGGCATATTGCGAGGAAGCGGCAATCGAAGATGCGATTTATTATCTCGGCGAAGCATTGCGCAAAAATGTCATCGACTTGGAAGTGTTCCTGAAATACGTTCGACAACTCGCTCGTCGTCAGTTTACGTTGCGCGCATTGATGCAAAAGTGTCGACAAAAGGCAGGACTTGCTTGTTAA
- the LOC134837925 gene encoding serine proteinase stubble yields the protein MLILGNDYLIMRRSRWKMSAATSLLYTIIITVVIVPDLLQASQNYKINPKPCKVNSQEGTCMFVWECIKSEGEHIGMCMDSFMFGSCCAHNATSNVILSAASSYNSKPITHVNRYKPSHNRPNVSASTSILRPNGSGMVVIRPGTNLYNRPYHTRSTTTSTTTTTAEPPAFVSDNEVIQHDLQAQSSIATASWSQSGGWHTTTQPNFITKPKPSQWDKVTQVRPKPKPSKKPILSTNYQNTKRPSTPKPHHYQTKPTKHSTTTTSSTTIQTTRRPIPNTSRVPLPSSSSIAPPINEPVPNPIVIEPGTYTVSASRSTECGVPTVQRPETRIVGGKNAPFGRWPWQVSVRRTSFFGFSSTHRCGGAVINEQWIATAGHCVDDLLTSQIRIRVGEYDFSHVQEQLPYIERAVAKKVVHPKYNFFTYEYDLALVKLDQPLEFAPHIRPICLPATNDLLIGDNATVTGWGRLSEGGTLPSVLQEVSVPIVSNDKCKTMFLRAGRHEFIPDIFLCAGHEFGGQDSCQGDSGGPLQVKGKDGRYFLAGIISWGIGCAEANLPGVCTRISKFTPWILEVVSLPF from the exons ATGTTGATCTTAG GAAACGATTATTTGATAATGCGTCGTAGCAGATGGAAAATGTCGGCAGCGACGTCGTTACTTTACACAATAATTATTACAGTAGTAATTGTACCAGATTTACTTCAAGCTAGTCAAAATTATAAGATAAATCCAAAACCATGCAAAGTGAACAGTCAAGAGGGCACGTGCATGTTCGTTTGGGAATGCATCAAGTCCGAGGGCGAGCATATTGGCATGTGCATGGATTCCTTCATGTTCGGGTCATGTTGTGCCCATAATGCGACATCAAATGTGATATTATCCGCAGCGTCGTCATACAATAGCAAACCAATTACACATGTTAATAGGTATAAGCCATCACATAATAGGCCAAATGTTAG tgCCAGTACATCAATTCTCCGCCCAAATGGAAGCGGAATGGTTGTTATCAGACCGGGAACAAATCTGTACAATCGTCCTTATCACACGAGAAGTACAACGACatcgacgacaacgacaacagCAGAACCTCCTGCCTTCGTGAGTGACAATGAAGTCATTCAGCATGATCTTCAAGCTCAAAGTAGCATAGCAACag CATCTTGGTCCCAATCTGGCGGATGGCATACAACAACTCAACCAAATTTCATCACAAAACCCAAACCATCGCAATGGGATAAAGTAACGCAAGTAAGACCGAAGCCCAAACCATCCAAAAAACcaattttatcaacaaattatcaaaatactAAACGCCCTTCCACGCCAAAGCCCCATCATTATCAA aCAAAACCCACGAAAcattcgacgacgacgacatcatCAACCACAATTCAAACAACGAGAAGACCCATTCCGAATACATCACGAGTTCCTTTGCCTTCGTCGTCTTCAATTGCGCCTCCAATTAACGAACCTGTGCCCAATCCGATCGTCATTGAGCCCGGAACTTACACAGTTTCAGCATCACGAAGCACAGAATGCGGCGTGCCAACTGTTCAACGACCCGAAACGAGAATTGTCGGAGGCAAAAATGCTCCCTTTGGAAGATGGCCTTGGCAAGTTTCTGTTCGCAGAACGAGTTTCTTCGGGTTTTCAAGTACGCATCGATGCGGAGGAGCAGTTATTAATGAacaa tggaTTGCAACAGCAGGCCATTGCGTTGACGATTTGCTAACATCCCAAATAAGAATCCGCGTAGGCGAATATGATTTTAGTCACGTGCAAGAGCAGTTACCGTACATTGAGCGTGCTGTCGCGAAAAAAGTCGTTCATCCAAAGTACAATTTCTTCACGTACGAATATGATTTGGCTCTCGTGAAATTGGATCAACCATTGGAATTCGCTCCGCACATCAGACCAATTTGTTTGCCGGCAACGAACGATCTGCTAATTGGCGATAATGCGACAGTTACGGGATGGGGACGACTTAGCGAAGGAGGAACATTGCCTTCAGTATTGcaagag GTTTCCGTTCCAATCGTTAGCAACGACAAATGTAAGACGATGTTTTTGCGTGCAGGACGTCACGAATTCATACCTGATATCTTTTTGTGTGCGGGACACGAATTTGGCGGGCAGGATAGTTGTCAAGGAGACTCTGGAGGACCAttacaa gtcAAAGGCAAAGATGGTCGATATTTCCTCGCGGGAATCATCAGTTGGGGCATTGGATGCGCAG aggCAAACTTACCAGGCGTTTGCACGAGAATATCAAAATTCACTCCATGGATTCTGGAAGTCGTATCTTTACCGTTCTAA